The Nitrospirota bacterium genome contains a region encoding:
- a CDS encoding PEP-CTERM sorting domain-containing protein → MNKTLSLFVILVGILLFAATQASAGAISAEIYFANYGDSFYGGSGVSSVTASKTTVSGYSEGGADFFGAPSVSVSVQTNPGNYGIIAVAGLTDHLTFNVLGGGSALVNVRMSGNWGGTGQKQVEFGLGLGSTYYSGGAYGCDSSIGRCYGFGQGTFDTNTWYFDVPWTIYDDATYQFGYSVKAIAEYGGSAYMDDPLIIELPDGVTFTSASGSTYSPDTPSTPVPEPGTMLLVGSGLAGLVLFRKNRKK, encoded by the coding sequence ATGAATAAAACACTCTCTTTGTTTGTTATCTTGGTCGGCATCCTGCTCTTCGCTGCGACACAAGCATCAGCGGGAGCTATAAGTGCAGAAATCTACTTTGCAAATTATGGGGATTCTTTTTACGGAGGCTCGGGCGTATCATCGGTTACTGCCTCGAAGACAACGGTGTCGGGGTATAGCGAAGGCGGGGCCGACTTTTTTGGCGCACCCTCTGTTTCTGTTTCTGTTCAAACCAATCCCGGAAATTATGGAATTATAGCCGTTGCGGGGCTCACCGATCATTTGACCTTTAATGTCCTTGGCGGAGGTTCGGCTTTGGTAAATGTGCGTATGTCGGGAAACTGGGGAGGCACTGGTCAGAAACAGGTCGAATTCGGGCTCGGTTTGGGTTCAACCTACTACTCGGGCGGAGCATATGGGTGTGATAGTAGTATAGGCCGTTGTTATGGTTTCGGGCAGGGTACTTTTGATACTAACACCTGGTACTTTGATGTGCCATGGACAATATATGACGATGCCACGTACCAATTCGGGTACAGCGTAAAAGCCATTGCAGAGTACGGCGGCAGCGCCTACATGGATGACCCGCTTATCATTGAGCTGCCGGATGGCGTAACCTTTACGTCTGCCTCGGGAAGCACCTATTCCCCGGATACCCCTTCGACGCCGGTGCCGGAACCCGGGACAATGCTGCTTGTCGGGAGCGGATTAGCCGGACTCGTACTGTTTAGAAAAAATCGCAAGAAGTAA
- a CDS encoding 2-oxoacid:acceptor oxidoreductase family protein yields the protein MAEMLEIRWHGRGGQGTVTAAKVFADACLSGGRYVQAFPEYGPERSGAPLRAYNRVSSKELRMHCPVLKPNIVAVVDATLLDAINVADGAPDDAAFIINTAKDPKEIREKLKAKPSQKVFTVDATKIAIESFGRPMPNSPMVGTLAKVSGLVSLENILEDVKKSFGKKFSQKIIDGNLEATRRGYEEVKEG from the coding sequence ATGGCTGAAATGCTGGAAATCAGATGGCACGGCCGCGGCGGGCAGGGTACGGTTACTGCTGCCAAGGTCTTTGCCGATGCATGTTTGAGCGGAGGGCGCTATGTGCAGGCCTTTCCCGAATACGGTCCTGAACGCTCGGGAGCCCCGCTGAGGGCCTACAACAGGGTGAGCTCGAAGGAGCTCAGGATGCACTGCCCTGTGCTGAAACCGAATATTGTCGCCGTGGTCGATGCGACCCTGCTCGACGCCATAAATGTAGCCGACGGCGCGCCGGATGACGCGGCCTTCATCATCAACACCGCAAAGGACCCGAAGGAGATCCGGGAGAAGCTCAAGGCGAAGCCGTCGCAGAAGGTCTTTACCGTAGACGCCACCAAGATCGCCATCGAGAGCTTCGGCAGGCCCATGCCGAACTCCCCGATGGTCGGCACGCTCGCGAAGGTGTCGGGACTGGTGAGCCTCGAGAACATCCTCGAGGATGTCAAAAAGAGTTTCGGGAAAAAGTTTTCGCAGAAGATCATAGACGGTAACCTCGAAGCGACGCGGAGAGGGTACGAGGAGGTAAAGGAAGGATGA
- a CDS encoding 4Fe-4S binding protein, with amino-acid sequence MKLKGWKELNPGAVITEPGSALKFKTGSWRAFKPRWIPENCIQCMFCWAYCPDMAIKVKDGKRAEFDYDYCKGCGICALECPGKKGNKAIVMEEEGK; translated from the coding sequence ATGAAACTGAAGGGATGGAAAGAACTCAACCCCGGCGCGGTCATCACCGAGCCCGGGAGCGCCCTGAAATTCAAGACCGGCTCCTGGAGGGCCTTTAAACCTAGATGGATCCCGGAAAACTGCATTCAGTGCATGTTCTGCTGGGCCTACTGCCCCGACATGGCGATAAAGGTCAAGGACGGAAAGAGAGCGGAATTCGATTATGACTATTGCAAGGGCTGCGGCATCTGCGCCCTCGAGTGCCCCGGCAAGAAGGGCAATAAGGCGATCGTCATGGAAGAGGAGGGCAAGTAA
- a CDS encoding FtsX-like permease family protein yields the protein MTLRKLVHLFVLRSIRGEKFLTLLSILGVALGIGLFIGVKIASDRAIAAFEAGIKGVNQYATHEVFDISGIDFDEKVYRDIRAVEEESFPLLRVNAFVPQLRESVDIHGVYTVTAARALPADVQGGLDIERFMRTPNGIVITRQFAARHGLAKGAPLKALVYDRAYDLQIADILDSASVAANTVIMDLGNYQDLFGKVGVLSRVDLATDEATAERLREQLPSHLTIERKEELVRNQKSLLASFRYNLQFVSFIAILVGIFLLYNTIFISVVKRRTEIGILRGLGADRKTIVMIFTIQGVLLGLIGSALGILLGQAVAYFSVMAVERTISTMYGTLSISDYFITAGDALRALGLGLLVSLIASAVPSFESARIRPNESSREGTFESKYKRHQHLFFLAGIILILLGGIASYIDYALTPFEFPYLAYLGILLIIVGFTFTSPFYLTLILRVIRRPAEKLFKATATITIGDMQGNIYRFSVALMSVAISSALIVSLLTLIFSFKNSLTSWMARNVSADLYIKPASCTSNFCFYPLSDDVVSLVKSFPEVSGVDRFRTLQVTLFGRRVVAGFGDVAVQRRHSPTNYFGIEEQGRFKDLQEQQQVAVSNYLSIKYGLKSGDLIEIPTPKGPQRFVVNETFSSYSTTSGFIYMDRKWLRTYWGLDDTSQMGVYLREGTDVNAFAQKLRERLASRFSLEIMNSRELREKVLAIFDRSFAITYAIELISIVVSLIGVVNTLLALVLERKRDISILRYLGGDWEQIQCILIFAAGIVGAAGALLGTLMGPLMSIIFIHVINKISFGWEIHFGVPYLWLTLILLIVLATTLLAGLFPSRVARKIDPKRFISFE from the coding sequence ATGACCCTGCGGAAGCTGGTCCATCTTTTCGTCCTCAGGTCCATTCGCGGGGAGAAGTTCCTCACCCTGCTCTCCATACTCGGGGTCGCTCTCGGCATCGGGCTCTTCATCGGGGTGAAGATCGCCTCCGACCGGGCCATCGCCGCCTTCGAAGCAGGGATCAAAGGAGTAAACCAGTACGCCACCCATGAGGTCTTCGATATCTCGGGCATCGATTTCGACGAGAAGGTCTACCGGGATATCCGCGCCGTCGAGGAAGAGAGCTTCCCCCTCCTCCGGGTGAACGCCTTCGTCCCGCAGCTCCGGGAGTCGGTCGATATCCACGGTGTCTATACGGTGACGGCCGCCCGCGCGCTCCCTGCGGATGTCCAGGGCGGCCTCGATATCGAGCGCTTCATGAGGACCCCGAACGGCATCGTCATTACCAGGCAGTTTGCGGCCCGCCACGGCCTCGCCAAAGGCGCACCACTCAAGGCGCTCGTCTACGACAGGGCGTACGACCTGCAGATCGCCGATATCCTGGATTCCGCATCCGTGGCGGCGAATACCGTCATCATGGACCTCGGCAACTACCAGGACCTTTTCGGGAAGGTCGGCGTGCTCTCGCGCGTGGACCTCGCGACCGACGAGGCGACGGCAGAGCGGCTGCGGGAGCAGCTCCCTTCGCATCTCACCATCGAGCGCAAGGAGGAGCTGGTGCGCAACCAGAAATCCCTCCTCGCCTCCTTCAGGTACAACCTCCAGTTCGTCAGCTTCATCGCCATTCTCGTCGGCATCTTCCTCCTCTACAACACCATCTTCATCTCGGTCGTCAAGCGGCGCACCGAGATCGGCATTCTCCGGGGATTGGGCGCGGACAGGAAGACGATCGTCATGATCTTCACGATTCAGGGGGTCCTTCTCGGCCTGATCGGTTCGGCCCTCGGCATCCTGCTCGGCCAGGCGGTCGCCTACTTCTCGGTGATGGCGGTGGAGCGGACTATCTCGACCATGTACGGGACGCTCTCCATCTCGGACTATTTCATCACTGCCGGCGATGCGCTGCGCGCGCTGGGACTCGGGCTTCTCGTATCGCTCATCGCGTCGGCGGTGCCTTCGTTCGAGTCAGCGCGGATCAGGCCGAACGAGAGCTCGCGGGAAGGCACCTTCGAGAGCAAGTACAAGCGGCACCAGCATCTCTTCTTCCTGGCCGGGATCATCCTCATCCTCCTCGGGGGCATAGCGTCCTATATCGATTACGCCCTGACCCCCTTCGAATTCCCCTACCTGGCATATCTCGGCATTCTCCTCATCATCGTCGGGTTTACCTTCACCTCGCCCTTTTATCTCACCCTGATCCTCAGGGTGATCAGGCGTCCGGCGGAAAAGCTGTTCAAGGCAACGGCAACGATAACCATAGGCGACATGCAGGGCAACATCTACCGGTTCTCCGTAGCCTTAATGAGCGTCGCCATAAGCAGCGCGCTCATCGTCTCGCTCCTGACGCTGATCTTCTCGTTCAAGAACTCCCTCACGTCGTGGATGGCGAGGAACGTCTCGGCCGATCTCTACATCAAGCCCGCCTCCTGCACCTCGAACTTCTGCTTCTACCCTCTCTCCGATGACGTCGTCTCTCTCGTGAAGAGCTTTCCCGAGGTATCGGGAGTGGACCGCTTCAGGACCCTGCAGGTGACCCTTTTCGGGAGGCGGGTCGTGGCAGGCTTCGGCGATGTCGCGGTCCAGAGGAGACACTCGCCGACCAACTATTTCGGCATAGAGGAGCAGGGGCGGTTCAAAGACCTGCAGGAGCAGCAGCAGGTGGCTGTCTCGAACTATCTCAGCATAAAGTACGGCCTCAAGAGCGGCGATCTGATCGAGATCCCGACGCCCAAAGGCCCGCAGCGCTTTGTCGTGAACGAGACCTTCAGCAGCTACTCAACGACATCGGGATTCATCTATATGGACAGGAAGTGGCTGAGGACCTACTGGGGGCTCGACGATACCAGCCAGATGGGCGTGTATCTCAGGGAAGGGACCGACGTGAACGCCTTCGCGCAGAAGCTGAGAGAGCGGCTCGCGTCGCGCTTTTCCCTCGAGATCATGAACAGCAGGGAGCTGCGGGAGAAGGTCCTGGCGATCTTCGACCGGAGCTTCGCCATCACCTACGCGATCGAGCTCATATCGATCGTGGTTTCGCTCATCGGCGTGGTCAATACCCTTCTGGCCCTGGTGCTCGAACGGAAGCGGGACATCAGCATTCTGCGTTACCTGGGCGGCGACTGGGAACAGATACAATGTATCCTCATCTTCGCCGCCGGAATCGTCGGCGCCGCGGGCGCCCTCCTGGGCACGCTGATGGGCCCCCTGATGAGCATCATCTTCATCCATGTCATCAACAAGATCTCTTTCGGCTGGGAGATACATTTCGGCGTGCCCTATCTCTGGCTCACCCTCATTCTCCTCATCGTACTCGCGACGACGCTGCTGGCGGGGCTCTTTCCTTCACGGGTCGCCCGAAAAATCGACCCAAAACGGTTCATAAGTTTTGAATAA
- a CDS encoding lipocalin-like domain-containing protein yields the protein MTTIRAFILLFSLIGIVPDALPQEFSEVTAESRLQFPRDLYHNSAYRVQWWYFTGHLFDAGGREFGYELTFFVVGVQKRDYSSQFGVSTIYISHFAVSDIQDRKFLFHERADAGAYGFAGARSDRLHVWVGASSLEGSMEKMQLKASGERHALELTLTPLKPLVLHGEQGYSRKSRASPLIASYYFSYPRLAAEGTLRIGSATFTVSGTSWFDRELSSRGLDAGKAGWDWFSLQLDDGRDVMLYLIRNRDGSHDPYSSGTLVYPDGSYRHLAKKEFTIKTLRHYTSEKTGARYPAQWEIALPAERLALTVTPLIEDQEVLSTKTTRNYYWEGACTVTGNATGRAYVELVGY from the coding sequence ATGACTACGATACGAGCTTTCATCCTGCTGTTTTCGCTCATCGGCATCGTTCCTGACGCACTGCCGCAGGAGTTCAGCGAGGTCACCGCGGAATCCCGGCTGCAGTTTCCCCGGGACTTATATCACAACAGCGCGTATCGGGTTCAGTGGTGGTACTTTACCGGGCATCTCTTCGATGCCGGCGGCAGGGAGTTCGGCTATGAGCTCACCTTTTTCGTCGTGGGCGTCCAGAAGAGAGACTACTCCTCCCAATTCGGGGTGAGCACGATCTATATTTCCCATTTCGCGGTATCCGATATACAGGACAGGAAATTCCTCTTCCACGAGAGGGCGGACGCAGGGGCCTATGGCTTCGCCGGGGCGCGCAGCGACCGCCTGCACGTATGGGTCGGGGCGAGCAGCCTGGAGGGCTCAATGGAGAAGATGCAGTTGAAGGCTTCCGGGGAGCGGCATGCGCTCGAGCTGACCCTGACCCCCCTGAAGCCGCTCGTCCTTCACGGAGAGCAGGGCTACTCGCGGAAATCCCGGGCATCGCCCCTGATCGCTTCCTACTACTTCTCTTATCCCCGGCTCGCTGCCGAGGGCACCCTGCGGATCGGCAGCGCCACCTTCACGGTGAGCGGTACGAGCTGGTTCGACCGGGAGCTCTCGTCCCGGGGGCTCGATGCAGGCAAGGCCGGGTGGGACTGGTTCTCGCTCCAGCTCGACGACGGCAGGGATGTCATGCTGTATCTCATCAGGAACAGGGACGGCTCGCATGACCCCTACTCCTCCGGCACGCTCGTCTATCCCGACGGCAGTTACCGCCACCTCGCGAAAAAGGAGTTCACGATCAAGACGCTGCGGCATTATACCTCGGAAAAGACCGGCGCGCGCTATCCCGCGCAGTGGGAAATCGCCCTTCCTGCCGAGCGGCTGGCGCTCACCGTCACGCCCCTGATCGAGGACCAGGAGGTGCTCTCTACGAAAACGACCAGGAACTACTACTGGGAAGGCGCCTGCACGGTAACGGGGAACGCGACGGGAAGGGCCTATGTAGAGCTGGTGGGATACTGA
- a CDS encoding carbohydrate binding domain-containing protein, with protein MRTLFIFFCAVVLAMALCGTEGAHALELMTNGGFETGDLTGWSHYGDTSYSGVDGAKPHTGRYGFYAGPTSDMAFLDQSLQTVAGQEYTLSFWMSRDPQGSPFEEPFNWFMALWDGVPVLDRGNFFEQDYTLYSFTVQAASTGSLLTFGLFDSQSFINLDEVSVTGPDNPPSAVPEPGTIVLLGAGLIGAIGARRMFRVLQQR; from the coding sequence ATGAGGACGTTATTCATCTTTTTTTGTGCAGTCGTTCTGGCAATGGCTCTATGCGGGACTGAGGGAGCCCATGCCCTTGAGCTGATGACGAACGGCGGCTTTGAGACCGGGGATCTGACGGGCTGGTCCCATTACGGCGACACGAGTTATTCAGGCGTGGACGGCGCTAAGCCGCACACCGGCAGGTATGGCTTTTATGCCGGTCCGACGAGCGACATGGCCTTTCTCGATCAGAGCCTTCAGACCGTAGCTGGGCAGGAGTATACATTGAGCTTCTGGATGAGCAGGGACCCGCAGGGCAGTCCTTTTGAAGAGCCGTTCAACTGGTTCATGGCCCTTTGGGACGGCGTGCCTGTGCTTGACAGGGGAAACTTCTTTGAGCAGGACTATACGTTGTATTCCTTCACCGTACAGGCAGCATCAACCGGATCACTGCTCACCTTCGGCCTCTTCGATTCACAGTCGTTCATCAACCTTGATGAGGTGTCGGTGACGGGTCCTGACAATCCTCCTTCTGCGGTGCCTGAGCCGGGCACCATTGTGCTTCTTGGGGCAGGACTGATCGGCGCCATAGGGGCAAGAAGGATGTTCCGGGTGTTGCAGCAGAGATAA
- a CDS encoding ABC transporter ATP-binding protein, producing MITLENVDKYYGDCKVLNGVNLEVRTGEFLAVMGSSGSGKSTLLNLIGGMDRPDDGTIVVDSEKITAYTDRQLTLYRRKKIGFIFQFFNLLPNITVFENIQMPLLLSGAEGEEQVHTYIRRVGLKGKEAGFPFQLSGGQQQRVAIARALIHNPDIVLADEPTGSLDSVTGESIMDLLKQLVEELGKTVVLVTHEAPLTRYAQRVVRIRDGAILL from the coding sequence ATGATCACGCTCGAGAACGTCGATAAATATTACGGGGATTGCAAGGTCCTGAACGGGGTGAACCTCGAGGTGCGGACAGGAGAGTTCCTCGCGGTCATGGGGAGCTCCGGATCCGGGAAATCGACCCTCCTCAATCTTATCGGCGGCATGGACCGGCCCGACGACGGCACGATCGTTGTCGACAGCGAGAAGATCACCGCCTACACCGACCGGCAGCTGACGCTCTACCGGAGAAAGAAGATCGGTTTCATATTCCAGTTCTTCAACCTGCTCCCGAACATCACCGTCTTCGAGAACATACAGATGCCCCTGCTGCTCAGCGGCGCCGAGGGCGAGGAGCAGGTGCATACGTACATCCGCCGCGTCGGCCTGAAGGGCAAGGAGGCCGGTTTCCCCTTTCAGCTCTCGGGCGGACAGCAGCAGCGCGTCGCCATAGCCCGTGCGCTGATCCATAATCCCGATATCGTCCTCGCGGACGAGCCTACGGGGAGCCTCGACAGCGTGACGGGCGAATCGATCATGGACCTCCTCAAGCAGCTCGTCGAAGAGCTGGGGAAGACCGTCGTCCTGGTGACGCATGAAGCGCCGCTGACGCGGTACGCCCAACGGGTCGTGCGGATCAGGGACGGCGCTATCCTCCTATGA
- a CDS encoding BTAD domain-containing putative transcriptional regulator: MSDALPVKLSRPKISGVFPRERLFKILDAEQGRSVIWVSGPAGSGKTTLAASYLAARKRPCLWYQVDEGDADIATFFYYMGMAAQKAAPRKKQPLPLLTPEYLGGIPVFTKRFFENLCGRLKAPFTIVFDNCQHVPEHALFHEVLALGLDALPEGINVMLLSRNDPAQHFARLHANNRMAVLGWNEVRFSLDESRQLARERALEDLSEGSLSELYKDTEGWAAGLVLLLESMKSGGPEYQALGHRAHKEIFNYFASEIFGKSSPELQEFLLKTAFLPRMTSSMAEKLTGLASARKILDDLSRNHFFTERHHNDHSSYQYHPLFREFLLSRTEETFAPEKVALIQDRAAGLLEESDQIEDAAALYLKTGNGESILRLILAHAQRLLTQGRSATIEEWLAGIPDEAVEKTPWALYWKGACRTPVNPSEGRRYFEKAFALFGTEGDPAGEFLSWASIVDSFLYEWSDFAPLDYWITVIGELMARHGGFPSIEIEARVTGSMLIALIFRQPQHPECSLWEDRVNALLRAMPDGRARIMMGSSLVSFYLWTGELTRMKVLIDVLRPDPGSGDVDPLRLLWWRFQEASYLLLNGDFMNCRTAVTESLAIAETRGVHLFDFALLALGVPSALSSGDPASGAELLGRMKAVMNPARLLDVAQYHCLAGWEAACRDEVRHALAHARESVAIADEAGSPFPQALTNLHLAQFLITLGEYPAAAPHIACVRSIGQDTKSTFISFVALLTEARLALEQGDEEQCLGLLRQAFAVGKTKGIMTFPSICPAIAGELCAKALEAGIEVDYVRDIIRRCALYDHPPSTEIGQWPWPLKIYTLGRFGLVREDMPVGFSGKVQQKSLALLKALIALGGREVREEQLADLLWPDAEGDAAHSAFTTALSRLRQLLGIEKAIRFQDGRATLDSRYCWVDAWAFERASGQADAIWKEEQRNGKGGVGIEEGMRLAERAIAMYKGHFLQADAGHPWTASLRERLRDKYLRLIARTGGHFEQTGAWQKAIEYYTRGTHVDDLAEEFYQRLIVCHRQLGQHAAAMAVYDRCRSVLSAHLGIAPSPTTEALYKSLLKDR, encoded by the coding sequence ATGAGCGATGCGCTTCCTGTCAAGCTGTCTCGCCCGAAGATCTCAGGCGTCTTCCCCCGAGAGCGGCTGTTCAAAATACTCGATGCAGAACAGGGCCGTTCCGTCATCTGGGTGTCGGGGCCTGCGGGATCGGGTAAGACCACCCTGGCGGCAAGTTATCTCGCTGCGCGCAAGCGTCCCTGCCTGTGGTACCAGGTCGATGAGGGTGATGCGGATATCGCCACGTTTTTTTACTATATGGGGATGGCCGCTCAAAAAGCGGCGCCGAGAAAGAAGCAGCCTCTTCCCCTCCTTACCCCGGAGTACCTGGGAGGGATCCCGGTCTTTACCAAGCGTTTTTTTGAGAACCTCTGCGGCAGGCTGAAGGCGCCGTTCACCATTGTTTTCGACAACTGCCAGCATGTGCCCGAGCATGCGCTGTTTCATGAGGTGCTCGCCCTCGGGCTTGACGCGCTGCCTGAAGGCATAAACGTTATGCTGCTGAGCAGGAACGACCCCGCGCAGCACTTTGCCCGCCTGCATGCAAACAACAGGATGGCGGTGTTGGGGTGGAACGAAGTGCGGTTCTCTCTCGATGAGTCGAGGCAGCTTGCCCGGGAACGGGCACTCGAAGACCTGTCCGAAGGGAGCCTGAGCGAACTATACAAAGATACCGAAGGCTGGGCTGCCGGGCTTGTATTGCTTCTGGAGAGCATGAAGAGCGGGGGACCTGAGTATCAGGCGCTCGGGCACCGCGCCCATAAGGAGATATTCAATTATTTCGCGAGCGAGATCTTCGGGAAGAGCTCGCCGGAGCTGCAGGAGTTTTTATTGAAGACCGCTTTTCTGCCGAGGATGACATCGTCCATGGCAGAAAAGCTTACCGGGCTTGCCTCTGCACGGAAGATACTCGATGACCTCAGCCGGAACCACTTTTTTACCGAACGACATCATAATGACCATTCCTCGTACCAATATCATCCGCTGTTCAGGGAATTCCTTCTCTCCAGGACAGAAGAGACATTCGCCCCTGAAAAGGTCGCCCTGATCCAGGATAGAGCCGCAGGACTTCTGGAGGAATCCGACCAGATCGAAGATGCCGCTGCGCTTTACCTCAAGACAGGTAACGGGGAGTCTATACTCCGGTTGATCCTGGCGCATGCCCAGCGCCTGCTGACACAGGGAAGAAGCGCTACGATCGAGGAGTGGCTTGCAGGCATTCCGGATGAGGCCGTCGAGAAGACTCCGTGGGCGCTTTACTGGAAGGGTGCGTGTCGCACCCCGGTCAATCCCTCTGAGGGACGGCGGTATTTTGAAAAGGCCTTTGCCCTGTTCGGGACCGAAGGCGACCCTGCCGGGGAGTTTCTGTCATGGGCAAGCATTGTGGATTCCTTTCTTTATGAATGGTCGGACTTCGCGCCCCTGGACTACTGGATAACGGTGATCGGGGAGCTTATGGCGCGGCATGGCGGTTTTCCTTCTATCGAGATCGAGGCCCGTGTGACGGGCAGCATGCTCATCGCCCTGATCTTCCGGCAACCGCAGCACCCCGAGTGTTCCTTATGGGAAGATCGCGTCAATGCGTTGCTGCGCGCCATGCCTGACGGACGGGCGCGCATTATGATGGGCAGCAGCCTTGTAAGTTTTTATCTTTGGACAGGGGAGCTCACCAGAATGAAGGTGCTTATCGATGTCCTGAGACCCGATCCCGGCAGCGGGGATGTCGACCCCCTGCGGCTTCTTTGGTGGCGGTTCCAGGAGGCGAGCTATCTTTTGCTCAACGGAGATTTCATGAACTGCCGCACGGCGGTCACCGAAAGTCTTGCCATAGCGGAGACCAGAGGCGTTCACCTGTTTGACTTCGCTTTGCTGGCGTTGGGTGTTCCCAGCGCCTTGAGCTCCGGTGATCCGGCATCCGGCGCTGAGCTTCTGGGCCGTATGAAAGCGGTAATGAACCCTGCCCGCCTTCTGGATGTCGCTCAGTACCATTGCCTGGCAGGGTGGGAAGCGGCGTGCCGCGATGAGGTGCGCCACGCACTGGCTCATGCACGGGAGTCGGTAGCTATTGCCGATGAAGCAGGATCGCCCTTTCCGCAGGCACTGACGAATCTCCATCTGGCGCAGTTCTTGATAACGCTCGGGGAGTATCCCGCAGCCGCGCCCCATATCGCCTGCGTACGCAGTATCGGTCAGGACACGAAGAGCACATTTATCAGCTTCGTGGCACTCCTGACAGAGGCGCGGCTTGCACTGGAGCAGGGGGATGAGGAGCAGTGCCTGGGCCTGCTGCGGCAGGCCTTTGCCGTGGGAAAAACGAAGGGCATCATGACCTTCCCTAGTATATGTCCTGCGATTGCAGGGGAGCTTTGTGCAAAGGCATTGGAGGCGGGCATCGAGGTCGACTACGTGCGGGACATCATCCGGCGGTGCGCTCTTTACGACCACCCTCCGTCGACCGAGATCGGGCAGTGGCCCTGGCCGTTGAAAATTTATACGTTGGGGCGGTTCGGCCTGGTAAGGGAAGATATGCCTGTCGGCTTTTCCGGCAAGGTGCAGCAGAAGTCGCTTGCCCTGCTCAAGGCGTTGATCGCCCTTGGAGGAAGAGAGGTGCGCGAGGAGCAATTAGCCGACCTGCTCTGGCCCGACGCAGAGGGAGATGCTGCGCACAGCGCCTTCACTACTGCGCTCTCACGCCTTCGGCAACTTTTGGGGATTGAAAAGGCCATACGGTTCCAGGACGGAAGAGCGACGCTCGACTCCCGGTACTGCTGGGTGGATGCCTGGGCATTTGAGCGCGCTTCCGGGCAGGCTGATGCGATCTGGAAGGAAGAACAAAGGAATGGCAAAGGTGGGGTTGGCATAGAAGAGGGGATGCGACTGGCCGAGAGGGCCATAGCGATGTACAAAGGACATTTTCTTCAGGCCGACGCCGGTCATCCGTGGACTGCCTCTCTCCGCGAGCGTTTGCGGGATAAATACCTTCGCCTCATTGCACGTACAGGAGGCCACTTTGAGCAGACAGGGGCGTGGCAAAAGGCAATTGAATATTACACCAGGGGAACTCACGTCGATGACCTCGCAGAGGAGTTTTATCAGCGCCTGATCGTGTGCCACCGGCAGCTCGGACAGCATGCCGCGGCAATGGCCGTGTACGATCGCTGCCGCTCCGTATTATCCGCCCATCTCGGCATCGCGCCTTCGCCCACAACGGAAGCGCTCTATAAAAGCTTGTTGAAGGACCGGTAA